A single genomic interval of Fibrobacter sp. UWB13 harbors:
- a CDS encoding PD-(D/E)XK nuclease family protein: MNIFKILSSNDGTLKEPNVSSFLAYLLDPNEDHGLGDSLLKSILSDFESLKDKDFSDYDVEVNPEYKVDIDDAVLKTDKESNKKHRDIDIVILFWKKEKKSKTEQKNKLNAPELILCLENKIKDASIEKNQLNDESKGITKQFQKGTDIYFCYLTLQKTEASDNVFENFVYDQQRKIHLYWKNDNTNEKNSILEKILAILELERNGEIDPISEESIFLLKSFIGFIRANFSSFIEKKNANHERRIYGKPVIDFFRDFYNKMEINKDYSDKEIKQSIKEAIFKESGVEPNSGTIQCHLYQTTVNDDNRLHYSVSEKNHKDRDFFYMINPKSKNKVLRKYISGMPEIEVKFNK; this comes from the coding sequence ATGAACATCTTTAAGATTTTATCATCCAATGATGGAACATTAAAAGAGCCGAACGTTTCGTCTTTTTTGGCCTATCTATTGGATCCCAATGAAGACCATGGTTTAGGAGATTCCCTTTTAAAAAGTATTCTTTCCGACTTCGAATCTTTAAAGGATAAAGATTTTTCAGATTACGATGTGGAAGTAAATCCAGAATACAAAGTGGACATTGATGATGCTGTCCTCAAAACAGATAAAGAATCGAATAAAAAACATCGAGATATAGATATAGTCATTCTTTTTTGGAAAAAAGAAAAAAAATCAAAAACTGAACAAAAAAACAAGCTCAATGCTCCCGAATTAATTTTATGTCTCGAAAACAAAATCAAGGATGCGTCTATTGAAAAAAATCAACTAAATGATGAATCAAAAGGAATAACAAAACAGTTTCAAAAGGGGACTGATATATACTTTTGTTATCTAACACTCCAAAAAACAGAAGCTTCAGATAACGTTTTTGAAAATTTTGTTTATGACCAACAAAGAAAAATTCATCTGTATTGGAAAAATGACAATACCAATGAAAAAAATTCAATATTAGAAAAAATCCTTGCTATTTTGGAGCTGGAACGCAATGGCGAAATAGATCCCATATCTGAAGAATCCATATTCCTTTTAAAATCATTCATTGGTTTTATTCGAGCCAATTTTAGCAGTTTTATCGAAAAGAAAAATGCCAATCATGAACGCAGAATATACGGTAAACCCGTTATTGATTTTTTCCGAGATTTCTATAATAAAATGGAGATAAATAAAGATTATAGTGATAAAGAAATCAAACAATCCATAAAGGAAGCAATATTCAAAGAATCTGGAGTAGAGCCAAACTCAGGAACGATTCAATGCCATTTATATCAGACAACTGTGAATGACGACAATCGATTGCATTATTCTGTAAGTGAAAAGAACCATAAGGACAGGGATTTTTTCTATATGATAAATCCAAAATCCAAAAATAAAGTCCTGCGAAAGTACATTTCAGGTATGCCCGAAATTGAAGTAAAATTCAATAAATAA
- the purN gene encoding phosphoribosylglycinamide formyltransferase, producing MFKIGVMASGGGSNFKAIIDHIGSGDLEAQCKFLITNNAGCGAVHHAEEYGIPVYHISGKTHPDQAAYEAAMLEVLDKYDVDLLILAGYMKALPLCMLQRMPDRILNIHPSLLPKFGGKGFFGHHVHEAVLAAHETESGPTVHLVSEEIDRGRVLAQTKVPVMPDDTPDTLAARVLVQEHALYWKTIKEYAASLGL from the coding sequence ATGTTTAAAATTGGCGTCATGGCTTCCGGCGGTGGAAGCAACTTCAAAGCGATTATTGATCACATTGGTTCGGGTGACCTCGAAGCCCAGTGCAAGTTTTTGATTACGAACAACGCAGGTTGTGGTGCTGTGCATCATGCCGAGGAATACGGAATTCCTGTTTACCACATTTCGGGTAAGACTCATCCGGATCAGGCTGCATACGAAGCAGCCATGCTTGAAGTTCTCGACAAGTACGATGTGGACCTTTTGATTTTGGCGGGTTATATGAAGGCGCTCCCGCTTTGCATGCTCCAGCGTATGCCGGACCGCATTTTGAACATTCACCCGTCGCTGTTGCCGAAGTTTGGCGGTAAAGGTTTCTTTGGACATCACGTTCATGAGGCTGTGCTTGCTGCGCATGAAACGGAATCTGGCCCGACGGTGCATCTTGTGAGTGAAGAAATTGACCGCGGTCGCGTCTTGGCGCAGACCAAAGTTCCTGTGATGCCTGACGATACGCCCGACACGCTTGCCGCCCGCGTCCTCGTGCAAGAACACGCTTTGTACTGGAAGACTATTAAGGAATACGCGGCCTCGCTGGGTCTATGA
- a CDS encoding ribonuclease HII, producing the protein MKFKLPAFLENIESPVEGEVALRKFAANPLAFGGDLDLFSAGANGAHSESAAENSAIVVGIDEVGRGPLAGPVVACAAVLKSPDALLTLNDSKKLSRPKREAMFDAVKDACACYAIASASVEEIDEINILEADFLAMRRALQALGFPGLNETAPEIPIEVKGSFAEVLGTPSCPKILIAVDGNLKIDKMPQNIQMPIVKGDGRIASISAASILAKVFRDRYMDKLEELYPGYGFDKHAGYGTKAHLDAIRRQGFTPAHRKSFHPKSL; encoded by the coding sequence ATGAAATTTAAACTGCCCGCATTTTTGGAAAACATTGAATCCCCGGTAGAAGGGGAGGTGGCGCTGCGCAAGTTCGCGGCTAATCCTCTCGCATTTGGTGGTGACTTGGATTTGTTTTCTGCGGGTGCGAATGGCGCACATTCTGAAAGTGCTGCGGAAAATTCCGCAATTGTCGTGGGCATTGACGAAGTCGGGCGTGGACCGCTTGCGGGTCCTGTTGTTGCTTGTGCTGCGGTGCTCAAGTCGCCTGATGCGCTTCTGACGTTGAACGATTCCAAAAAGCTTTCTCGCCCTAAGCGCGAAGCGATGTTTGATGCGGTTAAGGACGCCTGTGCATGCTATGCGATTGCAAGTGCTAGCGTCGAAGAAATTGACGAAATCAACATTCTTGAAGCGGACTTCTTGGCGATGCGCCGTGCCTTGCAAGCGCTTGGGTTCCCGGGCTTGAACGAAACTGCCCCCGAAATCCCCATCGAAGTCAAAGGCTCTTTCGCCGAAGTGTTGGGAACGCCATCTTGTCCTAAAATCCTCATTGCAGTTGATGGTAATCTCAAAATTGACAAGATGCCGCAGAACATCCAGATGCCTATTGTTAAAGGCGATGGCCGCATTGCAAGTATCTCGGCTGCGTCAATCCTCGCGAAAGTCTTCCGTGATCGCTATATGGATAAATTAGAAGAACTTTATCCGGGTTATGGTTTTGACAAGCATGCCGGTTACGGCACTAAGGCTCACCTTGATGCCATCCGCCGTCAAGGCTTCACGCCGGCCCACCGCAAAAGCTTCCACCCAAAAAGCTTGTAA
- a CDS encoding GH116 family glycosyl hydrolase, with protein MSIKEYLAGAKMSGSVQKLMTPGLAVEFIQPWYTPLSTTPSTTGIAVGGIGSTFTATPAGTTPVMNVMPGVQVRTEKASDLRFNNFFFKEAVLSAKAALVIGNFAAFGIYNNNFPLLDANGARVFGDADMKDQKKAEAKLNKVLADKTFFETNKAAFERWHIQFSDRTQALIAAGKDSAAINRAVLIDFFDGMVGEKAAREGALTAAWANDSEFLGQPGYDAAKMKYTALYPVSETVYEGKGVAITKTQSSYVTPGDERLSSLPVNATVFTLENNTKETREVTIVQIQDSITGYMAKKDRQGVQDSSFVLVPAARFPKGVQFDKELEDGRSVRGIEFYNEKALVESDFNGCMGVSVAWNKKDNLNVSVKPMFYQDDAKSVLKAALQSGRVASSWVKNVYSGRETIAGAIAVTAVLKPKQKVSFQFNMVLDFPEIKLNKLTSAKKYTAFYPEAYGRVVALLTEALAADKTFDDRLKAFENLVPKKPVAKLYKTAAKQAEFKSLAINTLSFLAEATVWDKEDRFLVRECADYPFFNSLDVYFYGSFSLLALMPRLDGVVMKRFGDAILAVNENRRRHHEFVNLPYADLPDPKLEGPRAVRGAVIHDLGSPFDAEPDAYDWHNVKEWKDLAPKYVLMVYRHYHKTKDMQCLADCKEAVYAAMEYLEKMVNPGENFPLTHGTDDTFDNLCSYGISVYCGSLWIAGLRAAAKIAELLGDNDQAAKWNAKSEAANKEFTDSLWDENEGYFRFFVTPMEMKDLNVEKYAELREAVKVSLELPEDPNAGVKAINEWLCAGEIPDGEDLSKNELRGLKKAWITAQCKEAFTKSWEAKIANDCDDVFADTMLADTYLRLLDLEPITDSAKAKSNLLRIFNTNYKANSPLIGAANLVRKDGSPLDEFNFQAHDVWIGIQYSIMTAMMFHGLEKEASVLADSMIGNLYDEARVPFAAPEGFNGSCRLHPEALVAKFGLSATAADKMLKELLKKGALLADSRISPKLPRNLAAFTKAFGAIAKSNKVDVNELFTLLHSTALKYTAGKYFRPGMVFALLYK; from the coding sequence ATGAGCATTAAAGAATATCTTGCCGGTGCAAAAATGTCCGGCTCCGTCCAGAAGCTGATGACCCCGGGTCTCGCTGTGGAATTCATTCAGCCGTGGTACACCCCGCTTTCTACAACTCCTTCCACCACGGGTATTGCCGTGGGCGGTATCGGTTCTACGTTTACCGCAACGCCAGCAGGCACGACTCCCGTGATGAACGTGATGCCGGGCGTCCAGGTTCGCACCGAAAAGGCTTCTGACCTCCGCTTCAACAACTTCTTCTTCAAGGAAGCCGTCCTCAGCGCAAAGGCTGCGCTTGTGATTGGCAACTTCGCCGCATTCGGCATCTACAACAACAACTTCCCACTCCTCGATGCTAATGGCGCACGCGTTTTCGGCGACGCCGACATGAAGGACCAGAAGAAGGCCGAAGCCAAGCTCAACAAGGTTCTCGCCGACAAGACTTTCTTCGAAACGAACAAGGCCGCTTTTGAACGCTGGCACATCCAGTTCAGCGACCGCACCCAGGCTTTGATCGCCGCAGGCAAGGACTCTGCCGCCATCAACCGCGCCGTGCTCATAGACTTTTTCGACGGCATGGTTGGCGAAAAGGCAGCCCGCGAAGGCGCCCTCACCGCCGCTTGGGCAAACGACAGCGAATTCCTCGGCCAGCCGGGCTACGACGCCGCCAAGATGAAGTACACCGCCCTCTATCCGGTCAGCGAAACCGTTTACGAAGGCAAGGGTGTCGCCATCACCAAGACGCAGTCCAGCTACGTGACTCCGGGCGACGAACGCCTCTCCAGCCTCCCGGTGAACGCCACCGTCTTTACACTCGAAAACAACACCAAGGAAACCCGCGAAGTGACGATTGTCCAGATTCAGGACAGCATCACGGGCTACATGGCCAAGAAGGACCGCCAGGGTGTTCAGGACTCTAGCTTTGTGCTCGTTCCGGCAGCACGTTTCCCGAAGGGTGTGCAGTTCGACAAGGAACTCGAAGATGGCCGCTCTGTTCGCGGTATCGAATTTTATAACGAAAAGGCTCTCGTCGAAAGTGACTTCAACGGTTGCATGGGCGTGAGCGTAGCTTGGAACAAGAAGGACAACCTCAACGTTTCCGTGAAGCCGATGTTCTACCAGGACGACGCCAAGTCCGTCTTGAAGGCTGCTCTCCAGAGCGGTCGCGTTGCAAGCTCCTGGGTCAAGAACGTTTACAGCGGTCGTGAAACGATTGCCGGCGCCATAGCCGTTACCGCCGTGCTCAAGCCGAAGCAGAAGGTCAGTTTCCAGTTCAACATGGTGCTCGACTTCCCGGAAATCAAGCTGAACAAGCTCACCTCCGCGAAGAAATACACCGCATTCTACCCGGAAGCATATGGCCGCGTGGTCGCCCTCCTTACGGAAGCTCTCGCTGCCGACAAGACTTTCGATGATCGCCTCAAGGCATTTGAAAACCTTGTTCCGAAGAAGCCGGTTGCCAAGCTCTACAAGACTGCCGCCAAGCAGGCTGAATTCAAGAGCCTAGCCATCAACACGCTCAGCTTCCTCGCTGAAGCCACCGTGTGGGACAAGGAAGACCGCTTCCTCGTTCGCGAATGTGCCGACTATCCGTTCTTCAACTCTCTCGACGTTTACTTCTACGGCAGCTTTAGCTTGCTCGCCCTCATGCCGCGTCTCGATGGCGTTGTGATGAAGCGCTTTGGCGATGCAATCCTCGCCGTGAACGAAAACCGTCGCCGCCACCACGAATTTGTGAACCTCCCCTACGCCGACCTCCCGGACCCGAAGCTCGAAGGCCCGCGTGCAGTGCGTGGCGCAGTGATCCACGATCTCGGTAGCCCCTTCGACGCCGAACCGGATGCCTACGACTGGCACAACGTTAAGGAATGGAAGGACCTCGCTCCGAAATACGTGCTCATGGTCTACCGTCACTACCACAAGACGAAGGACATGCAGTGCCTCGCCGATTGCAAGGAAGCCGTTTACGCCGCCATGGAATACCTCGAAAAGATGGTGAACCCGGGCGAAAACTTCCCGCTCACGCACGGTACTGACGACACGTTCGACAACCTCTGCAGCTACGGCATCTCCGTTTACTGCGGTTCCCTCTGGATTGCAGGCCTCCGCGCTGCAGCCAAGATTGCAGAGCTTCTCGGCGATAACGATCAGGCAGCCAAGTGGAACGCCAAGTCCGAAGCTGCCAACAAGGAATTCACGGATTCCCTCTGGGACGAAAACGAAGGCTATTTCCGCTTCTTCGTGACCCCGATGGAAATGAAGGACTTGAACGTTGAAAAGTATGCCGAACTCCGCGAAGCCGTGAAGGTATCGCTCGAACTCCCGGAAGATCCGAACGCTGGCGTGAAGGCCATCAACGAATGGCTCTGCGCAGGCGAAATCCCGGACGGCGAAGACCTCTCCAAGAACGAACTCCGCGGCCTCAAGAAGGCTTGGATTACGGCTCAGTGCAAGGAAGCTTTCACCAAGAGCTGGGAAGCAAAGATAGCCAACGACTGCGACGACGTGTTCGCCGATACGATGCTTGCAGACACTTACCTCCGCTTGCTCGACCTCGAACCGATTACCGACAGCGCAAAGGCAAAGTCTAATTTGCTCAGAATTTTCAATACGAACTATAAGGCCAACAGCCCGCTCATCGGTGCTGCAAACCTTGTCCGTAAGGACGGTTCTCCGCTCGACGAATTCAACTTCCAGGCTCACGACGTTTGGATTGGTATTCAGTACAGCATCATGACCGCCATGATGTTCCACGGTTTGGAAAAGGAAGCCTCCGTGCTCGCTGATTCCATGATCGGAAACCTCTATGACGAAGCACGCGTTCCGTTCGCTGCACCGGAAGGATTCAACGGTTCTTGCCGCCTCCACCCGGAAGCACTCGTCGCAAAATTCGGCCTCAGCGCAACTGCCGCCGACAAGATGCTCAAGGAACTCCTGAAGAAGGGCGCACTCCTCGCCGACTCCCGCATCAGCCCGAAGCTCCCGCGCAATCTCGCCGCCTTCACGAAGGCTTTCGGCGCCATTGCCAAGAGCAATAAGGTCGATGTGAACGAGCTCTTCACGCTCCTCCACAGCACGGCATTGAAGTACACCGCTGGTAAGTACTTCCGTCCGGGTATGGTGTTCGCATTGCTCTACAAGTAA
- a CDS encoding YafY family protein: MADMTRGERTVQLFAKVISNPEKKFTINDLMESFNIPAEERRNVQRDMRFLSEMDGGRYIAVDTVGRTSYYTSALRNAERLLFPNFENTMLHFVFLKRIANIYPATSETITQLLERIEKSLPNSEQKTLRHLGDELNSKILFMGTPPDFEEDSSEKLRIILQAIHEHRKIDVFYMGATTFMGPSTSERKSTRIPLMIIVYQNEIYVACESEKVKGATYTLKFRRILQVKLSKETFVENPKVIDKLRRQVASGAAFMSEQEPHLEDIEIEFEWRVRNYLMENKFNQSMHMRVLRNAKILVTMKADVNQLLVNWITSYTTAARVIKPASLRNSLRDYAKYLLENYGE; this comes from the coding sequence ATGGCGGACATGACGCGTGGCGAACGGACTGTGCAACTTTTTGCAAAAGTGATTTCTAACCCGGAAAAGAAATTCACTATCAACGATTTGATGGAATCGTTCAACATACCCGCAGAAGAACGCCGCAATGTGCAGCGCGACATGCGATTCCTTTCGGAGATGGATGGTGGTCGCTACATCGCCGTCGATACTGTTGGACGCACGTCGTATTACACCTCGGCGCTCCGCAATGCAGAAAGGCTCCTGTTCCCGAATTTCGAAAACACGATGCTCCACTTCGTGTTCCTCAAGCGCATCGCGAATATTTACCCAGCGACAAGCGAAACCATTACACAGCTCCTAGAGCGTATCGAAAAAAGCCTGCCGAACAGCGAACAAAAAACTCTCAGACATCTCGGTGACGAACTCAACTCGAAGATTTTGTTCATGGGTACGCCGCCAGATTTCGAGGAAGACTCCAGCGAAAAACTGCGAATCATTCTACAAGCAATTCACGAGCACCGCAAAATAGATGTTTTTTATATGGGCGCGACGACGTTTATGGGTCCTTCTACGTCCGAAAGAAAATCTACGCGCATTCCCTTGATGATTATCGTCTATCAAAACGAAATTTATGTGGCCTGCGAATCGGAAAAAGTCAAGGGCGCCACCTACACGCTAAAATTCCGCCGAATTCTCCAAGTCAAGCTTTCAAAGGAAACGTTTGTCGAAAATCCAAAAGTCATAGACAAATTGCGTAGACAAGTCGCATCGGGAGCTGCGTTCATGAGCGAACAGGAACCGCATCTCGAAGATATCGAAATCGAATTTGAATGGCGGGTACGCAACTACCTTATGGAAAACAAGTTCAACCAATCCATGCACATGCGAGTATTGCGCAATGCCAAAATCTTGGTGACAATGAAAGCGGATGTCAACCAGCTCTTAGTAAACTGGATTACATCTTACACGACAGCCGCCCGCGTCATAAAGCCAGCGTCACTGCGGAATAGTCTCAGGGACTACGCTAAATACCTGCTTGAAAATTACGGCGAGTAA